The following coding sequences are from one Loxodonta africana isolate mLoxAfr1 chromosome 18, mLoxAfr1.hap2, whole genome shotgun sequence window:
- the GNGT2 gene encoding guanine nucleotide-binding protein G(I)/G(S)/G(O) subunit gamma-T2, which produces MAQDLSEKELLKMEVEQLKKEVTNPRAPISKTGKEIKDFVEAQAVNDPLLKGIPEDKNPFKEKGACVIN; this is translated from the exons atggctcaggacctcAGCGAGAAGGAGCTACTGAAAATGGAGGTGGAACAGTTGAAGAAGGAAGTGACGAACCCAAGAGCTCCA ATTTccaagacaggaaaagaaatcaaggattTTGTGGAGGCCCAAGCAGTAAACGATCCCCTTCTCAAAGGCATCCCTGAGGACAAGAATCCCTTCAAGGAGAAAGGCGCCTGTGTGATAAACTGA